A region of Syngnathoides biaculeatus isolate LvHL_M chromosome 20, ASM1980259v1, whole genome shotgun sequence DNA encodes the following proteins:
- the shank3b gene encoding SH3 and multiple ankyrin repeat domains protein 3 isoform X1, with amino-acid sequence MPLSPAADTKHDRPRQQAVTNGNPTGSTVARDDDAEDTPSGNSIVVRVGIPDLQQTKCLRLDPELPVWTSKQRVLVTLTQSLSDVLNYGLFQPAFNGRAGKFLDEERLLKEYPLPPITPIPYLEFRYKRRIYTQSYVDDKQLAKLHTKANLKRFMEHVHQKNVEKVSKWLEKGLDPNFHDSDSGECPLTLAVQLEESCELIKVLRSGGAHLDFRTRDGITALHRAVMCRNSAALTTLLDLGASPDYKDSRGLTPLYHSAMVGGAPYCCELLLQDHATLGMTDENGWQEIHQACRHGNVQHLEHLLFYGADMSSQNASGNTALHLCALYNQDSCARVLLFRGANKDIKNYNNQTAFQVAIIAGNFDLAEIIKIHKSSDVVPFRESPSYSKRRRLGGVRAPAGNGLSSPRSLIRSVSDNALESPASSPGPSLQSLEAHLDTHTHSLRRHARRLSPSGGGHVESSPPSSPPLTPQLRKKRLYSAVPGRTFIATRSHVPQGSGEIQLHRGERVKVLSIGEGGFWEGNVKGRTGWFPADCVEEVQMRQYDPRLETREDRTKRLFRHYTVGSYDNYTSYSDYVIEEKMAVLQKRESEGFGFVLRGAKAETPIEEFAPTPAFPALQYLESVDQGGVAWRAGLRTGDFLIEVNGADVVKVGHRQVVALIRQGGSRLLMKVVSVSRKSDANLIRKKAPPPPKRAPSTSLTLRSKSMTADLEEIAARRRRFEKLDDMLAGNTQEVVLRSRPSDDLRAATVKQRPTSRRITQAEINSLFERQGLVPPSGPEKSTMALPRGMSRTKSFGTPEDDRISALIHESRFPRSSSLTESFIPPPPQTAPPPPPSPLFLLDSGPPPSFLPPPPPARGEGLTRSSFKPGAEPRLQELSDTPSRSHAERQRKARSMIILQDTPPQLQPEMHSAAMHVSSSHTSTLSLHTAALGHSPLSRRRGRPIENPYANVGQQAPPAKPQRRKSPLLKQLPVEEQGLRDQDAKSETSGPGSPSRAELYQQQVLSERARVHGRRSSLFLSVEGAVSDNQAPPLLTQSHSMDDLGELPPPAPVLSPSPTPHTFLHPLTGKPLDPSSPLALALAARERALTARTPSPEPRTKHASASASATPIPTPAASPEGRHKRTPVPTPQSSPEPRSKRTTPQTSPEQRSKRTTPQSSPELRHKRVTPPLFPDGQVERPEAEGGVTSPAGPSPERWRPVPLSNLANESHSDVIDRRRSLTIGSSEEDGSAYTVTLPPALLSSSDEETREELRRIGLVTPPPGFAAPPSPLSVTPRRLGEGDAGEDDKEPRDGSLPPSITLASPPAPPSPSSPPAGHPSAALKPRLRSPVGRGRSALRDPLLKQSSDSELLPTSPTSPAAARQPRYLFQRRSKLWGGGGDEEGRPAALGGQGSASALELSGRAESGLDLANRLHLLNKDSHSLGEEPSPLDPGRRSPVGGARCVDRGESKSLFSSLGELHTISQRGYGATYTVRPGSRYPVTRRSPSPSPSPSPSDRPPGPGSSPSPCSERPDLSSGRGLTILKSSSLSLPSEPKEVRFVMRSASARTRSRSRSPSPSPHASPCPSPVLSGPLLALRPWRQRPLSLWNKYDVGDWLESVGLAEHRQRFQEHEIEGSHLPALTKDDYVELGVTRLGHRINIERALRQLLDAAT; translated from the exons ATGCCTCTGAGTCCGGCTGCCGACACCAAACATGATCGCCCACGCCAACAGGCGGTTACTAACGGCAACCCGACAGGCTCTACCGTTGCCCGGGACGACGACGCCGAGGACACGCCCTCTGGAAACAGCATCGTGGTCCGCGTCGGCATCCCGGACCTGCAGCAGACG AAGTGTTTGCGGCTGGACCCAGAGTTACCCGTTTGGACCAGTAAGCAGAGGGTTCTGGTCACCTTGACTCAGTCTCTCTCGGATGTTTTGAACTATGGTCTCTTCCAGCCGGCGTTCAACGGCCGAGCTGGCAAGTTTCTGGACGAGGAGCGACTTTTGAAAGAGTACCCTCTCCCCCCCATCACGCCCATCCCGTATCTGGAG TTTCGTTACAAACGCAGAATTTACACGCAGAGTTACGTAGACGACAAGCAGCTGGCCAAGCTGCACACCAAA GCCAACCTGAAACGTTTCATGGAACACGTCCACCAGAAGAACGTGGAGAAGGTTTCCAAATGGCTGGAAAAAGGTCTCGATCCAAACTTCCACGACTCGGACAGCGGCG agtgcCCCCTGACGCTGGCCGTCCAGTTGGAGGAGAGCTGCGAGCTCATCAAAGTGCTTCGCAGCGGCGGCGCTCACCTGGACTTCCGCACCAGGGACGGCATCACCGCTCTGCATCGGGCCGTCATGTGCCGCAACAGCGCCGCTCTCACG ACCCTGCTGGACCTGGGAGCGTCTCCGGACTACAAGGACAGCAGGGGGCTGACTCCCCTCTATCATTCTGCCATGGTGGGTGGCGCCCCCTACTGCTGCGAGCTGCTACTGCAGGACCACGCCACGTTAG GCATGACTGATGAGAACGGATGGCAGGAAATCCACCAG GCGTGTCGCCATGGAAACGTGCAGCACTTGGAGCACCTGCTGTTCTACGGCGCCGACATGAGCTCCCAGAATGCATCGGGAAACACGGCGCTGCACCTCTGCGCACTCTACAATCAG GACAGTTGTGCCCGAGTGTTGCTCTTCCGGGGAGCCAACAAGGACATCAAGAACTACAACAACCAGACGGCCTTTCAG GTCGCCATCATCGCTGGGAACTTTGATTTGGCAGAAATCATCAAGATCCACAAAAGTTCGGACGTTG TTCCCTTCCGAGAATCTCCGTCGTACAGCAAGCGGCGCCGCCTGGGAGGCGTCAGGGCCCCGGCAGGAAACGGTCTGTCGTCGCCGCGCTCTCTGATTCGCTCGGTCAGCGACAACGCCCTGGAaagccccgcctcctcccccggCCCCTCCCTGCAAAGCTTGGAAGCGCACTTggacacgcacacgcactcGCTGCGCCGACACGCGCGCCGACTCAG TCCGAGCGGCGGCGGTCACGTGGAGAGCAGCCCCCCGTCCTCGCCCCCCCTCACCCCGCAGTTGAGGAAGAAGAGGCTGTACAGCGCCGTGCCGGGACGGACCTTCATCGCCACGCGTTCCCACGTACCCCAGGGGTCCGGAGAGATCCAGCTGCACCGCGGCGAGAGGGTGAAAG TTCTGTCCATCGGCGAGGGCGGGTTCTGGGAAGGAAACGTCAAAGGGAGAACTGGCTGGTTTCCTGCCGACTGCGTTGAGGAAGTTCAGATGAGACAGTACGACCCCAGACTGG AGACCCGGGAGGACCGCACCAAGAGGCTGTTCAGACATTACACGGTGGGATCATACGACAACTACACCTCGTACAG CGACTACGTGATCGAGGAGAAGATGGCCGTGCTGCAGAAGAGGGAGAGCGAAGGATTTGGCTTCGTCCTGCGGGGAGCGAAAG CCGAGACCCCCATCGAGGAGTTCGCCCCCACGCCGGCGTTCCCCGCTTTGCAGTACCTGGAGTCTGTTGACCAGGGTGGTGTGGCCTGGAGAGCGGGTCTGCGCACCGGCGACTTCCTCATCGAG GTGAACGGCGCCGACGTGGTGAAGGTTGGCCATCGCCAGGTGGTGGCGCTCATTCGGCAGGGCGGCAGCCGCCTGCTGATGAAGGTCGTGTCGGTTTCCCGCAAGTCGGACGCCAATCTTATCAGGAAGAAAG CCCCTCCTCCTCCCAAGAGAGCCCCCAGTACTTCGTTGACGCTACGATCCAAGTCCATGACTGCTGACCTGGAGGAGATAG CAGCCAGGAGGAGGCGCTTTG AGAAACTGGATGACATGTTGGCAGGAAACACCCAGGAAGTGGTTCTGCGGTCCCGGCCCTCCGACGACTTAAGGGCGGCCACGGTCAAGCAGAGGCCCACCAGCCGGAGGATCACTCAGGCCGAGATAAAT TCGTTATTTGAGCGTCAGGGTCTGGTTCCGCCATCCGGACCGGAGAAGAGCACCATGGCGCTTCCCCGAGGAATGTCCAGAACCAAAAGTTTTG GCACCCCTGAGGACGACCGTATCTCGGCTCTGATCCACGAAAGTCGTTTTCCTCGCAGCTCCTCTCTGACGGAGAGTTTCATCCCGCCGCCGCCCCAGacggcgccgccccctcctccgTCCCCGCTCTTCCTCCTGGACTCGGGGCCTCCGCCCTCCTTCctgccccctcctccccccgccAGAGGGGAGGGACTGACCCGCTCCAGCTTCAAACCGGGGGCCGAGCCCAGGCTCCAGGAGCTGTCGGACACGCCTTCCAGGAGCCACGCCGAGCGTCAGAGAAAAGCCCGCTCCATGATCATCCTGCAGGATACGCCGCCTCAGCTGCAGCCAGAGATGCACTCTGCCGCCATGCACGTCTCCTCCTCGCACACGTCCACCCTGTCTCTCCACACCGCCGCCCTCGGACACTCACCGCTGTCACGGCGCCGAGGACGACCCATCGAAAACCCTTATGCCAACGTGGGACAGCAGGCCCCCCCGGCAAAACCTCAGAGGAGGAAGTCGCCTCTGCTCAAACAGCTTCCTGTGGAGGAGCAAG GCCTCAGAGACCAGGATGCAAAGTCAGAGACGAGTGGCCCGGGTAGCCCCAGCAGGGCGGAGCTCTACCAGCAGCAGGTTCTGTCTGAGCGCGCTCGCGTCCACGGCCGCCgctcctccctcttcttgtCCGTAGAGGGCGCCGTTTCGGACAACCAAGCGCCGCCCCTCCTGACTCAGAGTCACTCCATGGACGACCTGGGCGAGCTTCCTCCTCCCGCGCCAGTCCTTTCACCCTCACCCACTCCGCACACCTTCCTGCACCCGCTCACCGGCAAGCCTCTTG ATCCCTCGTCTCCGCTCGCCCTGGCTCTGGCCGCGCGAGAACGAGCGCTCACCGCCCGCACGCCGAGCCCCGAGCCCCGAACGAAACACGCCTCGGCCTCCGCCTCCGCCACGCCCATCCCCACCCCCGCCGCCAGCCCGGAGGGTCGCCACAAGCGCACCCCCGTCCCCACCCCGCAGAGCAGCCCCGAACCCCGCTCCAAGCGCACCACCCCGCAGACCAGCCCCGAGCAGCGAAGCAAGCGCACCACTCCTCAGAGCAGCCCCGAGCTCCGGCACAAGCGCGTAACTCCGCCACTCTTCCCCGACGGGCAGGTGGAGCGTCCCGAAGCCGAGGGCGGCGTTACGTCCCCCGCGGGGCCCTCCCCTGAACGCTGGAGGCCCGTCCCTCTGTCCAACCTGGCCAATGAGAGCCACTCGGATGTGATTGACAGGCGTCGAAGTCTGACGATTGGGAGCTCAGAGGAAGACGGCAGTGCCTACACGGTGACCCTCCCGCCCGCGTTGCTGTCATCCAGCGACGAGGAGACGAGGGAGGAGCTACGGCGGATCGGTTTGGTGACCCCGCCGCCCGGTTTTGCCGCCCCTCCGTCCCCCCTCTCCGTGACCCCGCGTCGTCTCGGTGAGGGCGACGCGGGGGAGGATGACAAGGAGCCTCGTGACGGCTCGCTACCTCCCTCCATCACCTTGGCGTCGCCGCCCGCCCCGCCGTCGCCCTCCTCGCCGCCCGCCGGCCACCCGTCTGCGGCCCTCAAGCCCCGTCTCCGCTCCCCCGTCGGCCGCGGCCGCTCGGCCCTCAGGGACCCTCTGCTCAAGCAGTCTTCTGACAGCGAGCTGCTCCCGACCTCGCCCACCTCCCCGGCTGCCGCCCGCCAGCCGCGGTACCTCTTCCAGCGCCGCTCCAAGTTGTGgggaggcggcggcgatgaGGAGGGCCGGCCCGCCGCGCTGGGCGGCCAAGGGTCAGCCTCGGCTCTGGAGCTGAGCGGCCGGGCTGAGTCGGGCCTGGACCTTGCCAACAGGCTCCACCTCCTTAACAAAGATAGCCACTCTCTGGGGGAGGAGCCGAGCCCCCTTGATCCGGGACGCAGGTCCCCAGTGGGTGGGGCCAG ATGTGTGGACCGGGGAGAGAGCAAATC gCTGTTCTCCAGTCTGGGCGAGCTGCACACCATCTCCCAGCGAGGATACGGCGCCACCTACACGGTCCGACCCGGGAGTCGCTACCCCGTCACCCGCCGCAGCCCCTCGCCTTCCCCGTCTCCCTCCCCCTCTGATAGGCCGCCGGGCCCGggctcctccccctccccctgctCCGAGCGCCCGGACCTGAGCTCGGGCCGCGGCCTGACCATCCTGAAGTCGTCCAGCCTCAGCCTGCCGTCGGAACCCAAGGAGGTCCGCTTCGTCATGCGCAGCGCCAGCGCTCGAACCCGCTCCCGCTCCCGCTCGCCCTCGCCCTCCCCGCACGCCTCCCCCTGCCCGTCGCCGGTCCTCAGCGGGCCCCTGCTGGCGCTCAGACCCTGGAGGCAGCGCCCGCTCAGCCTGTGGAACAAGTACGACGTGGGCGACTGGCTGGAGAGCGTCGGGCTGGCCGAGCACCGCCAACGCTTCCAGGAGCACGAGATCGAAGGCTCGCACCTGCCCGCCCTCACCAAGGACGACTACGTGGAGCTGGGCGTCACCCGGCTGGGCCACCGCATCAACATCGAGCGCGCCCTCAGGCAACTGTTGGACGCTGCCACTTGA
- the shank3b gene encoding SH3 and multiple ankyrin repeat domains protein 3 isoform X3: MPLSPAADTKHDRPRQQAVTNGNPTGSTVARDDDAEDTPSGNSIVVRVGIPDLQQTKCLRLDPELPVWTSKQRVLVTLTQSLSDVLNYGLFQPAFNGRAGKFLDEERLLKEYPLPPITPIPYLEFRYKRRIYTQSYVDDKQLAKLHTKANLKRFMEHVHQKNVEKVSKWLEKGLDPNFHDSDSGECPLTLAVQLEESCELIKVLRSGGAHLDFRTRDGITALHRAVMCRNSAALTTLLDLGASPDYKDSRGLTPLYHSAMVGGAPYCCELLLQDHATLGMTDENGWQEIHQACRHGNVQHLEHLLFYGADMSSQNASGNTALHLCALYNQDSCARVLLFRGANKDIKNYNNQTAFQVAIIAGNFDLAEIIKIHKSSDVVPFRESPSYSKRRRLGGVRAPAGNGLSSPRSLIRSVSDNALESPASSPGPSLQSLEAHLDTHTHSLRRHARRLSPSGGGHVESSPPSSPPLTPQLRKKRLYSAVPGRTFIATRSHVPQGSGEIQLHRGERVKVLSIGEGGFWEGNVKGRTGWFPADCVEEVQMRQYDPRLETREDRTKRLFRHYTVGSYDNYTSYSDYVIEEKMAVLQKRESEGFGFVLRGAKAETPIEEFAPTPAFPALQYLESVDQGGVAWRAGLRTGDFLIEVNGADVVKVGHRQVVALIRQGGSRLLMKVVSVSRKSDANLIRKKAPPPPKRAPSTSLTLRSKSMTADLEEIARRRRFEKLDDMLAGNTQEVVLRSRPSDDLRAATVKQRPTSRRITQAEINSLFERQGLVPPSGPEKSTMALPRGMSRTKSFGTPEDDRISALIHESRFPRSSSLTESFIPPPPQTAPPPPPSPLFLLDSGPPPSFLPPPPPARGEGLTRSSFKPGAEPRLQELSDTPSRSHAERQRKARSMIILQDTPPQLQPEMHSAAMHVSSSHTSTLSLHTAALGHSPLSRRRGRPIENPYANVGQQAPPAKPQRRKSPLLKQLPVEEQGLRDQDAKSETSGPGSPSRAELYQQQVLSERARVHGRRSSLFLSVEGAVSDNQAPPLLTQSHSMDDLGELPPPAPVLSPSPTPHTFLHPLTGKPLDPSSPLALALAARERALTARTPSPEPRTKHASASASATPIPTPAASPEGRHKRTPVPTPQSSPEPRSKRTTPQTSPEQRSKRTTPQSSPELRHKRVTPPLFPDGQVERPEAEGGVTSPAGPSPERWRPVPLSNLANESHSDVIDRRRSLTIGSSEEDGSAYTVTLPPALLSSSDEETREELRRIGLVTPPPGFAAPPSPLSVTPRRLGEGDAGEDDKEPRDGSLPPSITLASPPAPPSPSSPPAGHPSAALKPRLRSPVGRGRSALRDPLLKQSSDSELLPTSPTSPAAARQPRYLFQRRSKLWGGGGDEEGRPAALGGQGSASALELSGRAESGLDLANRLHLLNKDSHSLGEEPSPLDPGRRSPVGGARCVDRGESKSLFSSLGELHTISQRGYGATYTVRPGSRYPVTRRSPSPSPSPSPSDRPPGPGSSPSPCSERPDLSSGRGLTILKSSSLSLPSEPKEVRFVMRSASARTRSRSRSPSPSPHASPCPSPVLSGPLLALRPWRQRPLSLWNKYDVGDWLESVGLAEHRQRFQEHEIEGSHLPALTKDDYVELGVTRLGHRINIERALRQLLDAAT, translated from the exons ATGCCTCTGAGTCCGGCTGCCGACACCAAACATGATCGCCCACGCCAACAGGCGGTTACTAACGGCAACCCGACAGGCTCTACCGTTGCCCGGGACGACGACGCCGAGGACACGCCCTCTGGAAACAGCATCGTGGTCCGCGTCGGCATCCCGGACCTGCAGCAGACG AAGTGTTTGCGGCTGGACCCAGAGTTACCCGTTTGGACCAGTAAGCAGAGGGTTCTGGTCACCTTGACTCAGTCTCTCTCGGATGTTTTGAACTATGGTCTCTTCCAGCCGGCGTTCAACGGCCGAGCTGGCAAGTTTCTGGACGAGGAGCGACTTTTGAAAGAGTACCCTCTCCCCCCCATCACGCCCATCCCGTATCTGGAG TTTCGTTACAAACGCAGAATTTACACGCAGAGTTACGTAGACGACAAGCAGCTGGCCAAGCTGCACACCAAA GCCAACCTGAAACGTTTCATGGAACACGTCCACCAGAAGAACGTGGAGAAGGTTTCCAAATGGCTGGAAAAAGGTCTCGATCCAAACTTCCACGACTCGGACAGCGGCG agtgcCCCCTGACGCTGGCCGTCCAGTTGGAGGAGAGCTGCGAGCTCATCAAAGTGCTTCGCAGCGGCGGCGCTCACCTGGACTTCCGCACCAGGGACGGCATCACCGCTCTGCATCGGGCCGTCATGTGCCGCAACAGCGCCGCTCTCACG ACCCTGCTGGACCTGGGAGCGTCTCCGGACTACAAGGACAGCAGGGGGCTGACTCCCCTCTATCATTCTGCCATGGTGGGTGGCGCCCCCTACTGCTGCGAGCTGCTACTGCAGGACCACGCCACGTTAG GCATGACTGATGAGAACGGATGGCAGGAAATCCACCAG GCGTGTCGCCATGGAAACGTGCAGCACTTGGAGCACCTGCTGTTCTACGGCGCCGACATGAGCTCCCAGAATGCATCGGGAAACACGGCGCTGCACCTCTGCGCACTCTACAATCAG GACAGTTGTGCCCGAGTGTTGCTCTTCCGGGGAGCCAACAAGGACATCAAGAACTACAACAACCAGACGGCCTTTCAG GTCGCCATCATCGCTGGGAACTTTGATTTGGCAGAAATCATCAAGATCCACAAAAGTTCGGACGTTG TTCCCTTCCGAGAATCTCCGTCGTACAGCAAGCGGCGCCGCCTGGGAGGCGTCAGGGCCCCGGCAGGAAACGGTCTGTCGTCGCCGCGCTCTCTGATTCGCTCGGTCAGCGACAACGCCCTGGAaagccccgcctcctcccccggCCCCTCCCTGCAAAGCTTGGAAGCGCACTTggacacgcacacgcactcGCTGCGCCGACACGCGCGCCGACTCAG TCCGAGCGGCGGCGGTCACGTGGAGAGCAGCCCCCCGTCCTCGCCCCCCCTCACCCCGCAGTTGAGGAAGAAGAGGCTGTACAGCGCCGTGCCGGGACGGACCTTCATCGCCACGCGTTCCCACGTACCCCAGGGGTCCGGAGAGATCCAGCTGCACCGCGGCGAGAGGGTGAAAG TTCTGTCCATCGGCGAGGGCGGGTTCTGGGAAGGAAACGTCAAAGGGAGAACTGGCTGGTTTCCTGCCGACTGCGTTGAGGAAGTTCAGATGAGACAGTACGACCCCAGACTGG AGACCCGGGAGGACCGCACCAAGAGGCTGTTCAGACATTACACGGTGGGATCATACGACAACTACACCTCGTACAG CGACTACGTGATCGAGGAGAAGATGGCCGTGCTGCAGAAGAGGGAGAGCGAAGGATTTGGCTTCGTCCTGCGGGGAGCGAAAG CCGAGACCCCCATCGAGGAGTTCGCCCCCACGCCGGCGTTCCCCGCTTTGCAGTACCTGGAGTCTGTTGACCAGGGTGGTGTGGCCTGGAGAGCGGGTCTGCGCACCGGCGACTTCCTCATCGAG GTGAACGGCGCCGACGTGGTGAAGGTTGGCCATCGCCAGGTGGTGGCGCTCATTCGGCAGGGCGGCAGCCGCCTGCTGATGAAGGTCGTGTCGGTTTCCCGCAAGTCGGACGCCAATCTTATCAGGAAGAAAG CCCCTCCTCCTCCCAAGAGAGCCCCCAGTACTTCGTTGACGCTACGATCCAAGTCCATGACTGCTGACCTGGAGGAGATAG CCAGGAGGAGGCGCTTTG AGAAACTGGATGACATGTTGGCAGGAAACACCCAGGAAGTGGTTCTGCGGTCCCGGCCCTCCGACGACTTAAGGGCGGCCACGGTCAAGCAGAGGCCCACCAGCCGGAGGATCACTCAGGCCGAGATAAAT TCGTTATTTGAGCGTCAGGGTCTGGTTCCGCCATCCGGACCGGAGAAGAGCACCATGGCGCTTCCCCGAGGAATGTCCAGAACCAAAAGTTTTG GCACCCCTGAGGACGACCGTATCTCGGCTCTGATCCACGAAAGTCGTTTTCCTCGCAGCTCCTCTCTGACGGAGAGTTTCATCCCGCCGCCGCCCCAGacggcgccgccccctcctccgTCCCCGCTCTTCCTCCTGGACTCGGGGCCTCCGCCCTCCTTCctgccccctcctccccccgccAGAGGGGAGGGACTGACCCGCTCCAGCTTCAAACCGGGGGCCGAGCCCAGGCTCCAGGAGCTGTCGGACACGCCTTCCAGGAGCCACGCCGAGCGTCAGAGAAAAGCCCGCTCCATGATCATCCTGCAGGATACGCCGCCTCAGCTGCAGCCAGAGATGCACTCTGCCGCCATGCACGTCTCCTCCTCGCACACGTCCACCCTGTCTCTCCACACCGCCGCCCTCGGACACTCACCGCTGTCACGGCGCCGAGGACGACCCATCGAAAACCCTTATGCCAACGTGGGACAGCAGGCCCCCCCGGCAAAACCTCAGAGGAGGAAGTCGCCTCTGCTCAAACAGCTTCCTGTGGAGGAGCAAG GCCTCAGAGACCAGGATGCAAAGTCAGAGACGAGTGGCCCGGGTAGCCCCAGCAGGGCGGAGCTCTACCAGCAGCAGGTTCTGTCTGAGCGCGCTCGCGTCCACGGCCGCCgctcctccctcttcttgtCCGTAGAGGGCGCCGTTTCGGACAACCAAGCGCCGCCCCTCCTGACTCAGAGTCACTCCATGGACGACCTGGGCGAGCTTCCTCCTCCCGCGCCAGTCCTTTCACCCTCACCCACTCCGCACACCTTCCTGCACCCGCTCACCGGCAAGCCTCTTG ATCCCTCGTCTCCGCTCGCCCTGGCTCTGGCCGCGCGAGAACGAGCGCTCACCGCCCGCACGCCGAGCCCCGAGCCCCGAACGAAACACGCCTCGGCCTCCGCCTCCGCCACGCCCATCCCCACCCCCGCCGCCAGCCCGGAGGGTCGCCACAAGCGCACCCCCGTCCCCACCCCGCAGAGCAGCCCCGAACCCCGCTCCAAGCGCACCACCCCGCAGACCAGCCCCGAGCAGCGAAGCAAGCGCACCACTCCTCAGAGCAGCCCCGAGCTCCGGCACAAGCGCGTAACTCCGCCACTCTTCCCCGACGGGCAGGTGGAGCGTCCCGAAGCCGAGGGCGGCGTTACGTCCCCCGCGGGGCCCTCCCCTGAACGCTGGAGGCCCGTCCCTCTGTCCAACCTGGCCAATGAGAGCCACTCGGATGTGATTGACAGGCGTCGAAGTCTGACGATTGGGAGCTCAGAGGAAGACGGCAGTGCCTACACGGTGACCCTCCCGCCCGCGTTGCTGTCATCCAGCGACGAGGAGACGAGGGAGGAGCTACGGCGGATCGGTTTGGTGACCCCGCCGCCCGGTTTTGCCGCCCCTCCGTCCCCCCTCTCCGTGACCCCGCGTCGTCTCGGTGAGGGCGACGCGGGGGAGGATGACAAGGAGCCTCGTGACGGCTCGCTACCTCCCTCCATCACCTTGGCGTCGCCGCCCGCCCCGCCGTCGCCCTCCTCGCCGCCCGCCGGCCACCCGTCTGCGGCCCTCAAGCCCCGTCTCCGCTCCCCCGTCGGCCGCGGCCGCTCGGCCCTCAGGGACCCTCTGCTCAAGCAGTCTTCTGACAGCGAGCTGCTCCCGACCTCGCCCACCTCCCCGGCTGCCGCCCGCCAGCCGCGGTACCTCTTCCAGCGCCGCTCCAAGTTGTGgggaggcggcggcgatgaGGAGGGCCGGCCCGCCGCGCTGGGCGGCCAAGGGTCAGCCTCGGCTCTGGAGCTGAGCGGCCGGGCTGAGTCGGGCCTGGACCTTGCCAACAGGCTCCACCTCCTTAACAAAGATAGCCACTCTCTGGGGGAGGAGCCGAGCCCCCTTGATCCGGGACGCAGGTCCCCAGTGGGTGGGGCCAG ATGTGTGGACCGGGGAGAGAGCAAATC gCTGTTCTCCAGTCTGGGCGAGCTGCACACCATCTCCCAGCGAGGATACGGCGCCACCTACACGGTCCGACCCGGGAGTCGCTACCCCGTCACCCGCCGCAGCCCCTCGCCTTCCCCGTCTCCCTCCCCCTCTGATAGGCCGCCGGGCCCGggctcctccccctccccctgctCCGAGCGCCCGGACCTGAGCTCGGGCCGCGGCCTGACCATCCTGAAGTCGTCCAGCCTCAGCCTGCCGTCGGAACCCAAGGAGGTCCGCTTCGTCATGCGCAGCGCCAGCGCTCGAACCCGCTCCCGCTCCCGCTCGCCCTCGCCCTCCCCGCACGCCTCCCCCTGCCCGTCGCCGGTCCTCAGCGGGCCCCTGCTGGCGCTCAGACCCTGGAGGCAGCGCCCGCTCAGCCTGTGGAACAAGTACGACGTGGGCGACTGGCTGGAGAGCGTCGGGCTGGCCGAGCACCGCCAACGCTTCCAGGAGCACGAGATCGAAGGCTCGCACCTGCCCGCCCTCACCAAGGACGACTACGTGGAGCTGGGCGTCACCCGGCTGGGCCACCGCATCAACATCGAGCGCGCCCTCAGGCAACTGTTGGACGCTGCCACTTGA